The following are from one region of the Nymphaea colorata isolate Beijing-Zhang1983 chromosome 7, ASM883128v2, whole genome shotgun sequence genome:
- the LOC116257061 gene encoding probable 6-phosphogluconolactonase 2, with protein sequence MDGGGESAKRGDLRIHDNLDDLATDLADFVAELSEVAVKERGYFAVALSGGSLIGLMGKLCEAHYQRTVDWAKWHIFWVDERVVAKNHPDSNYKSAKDGLLSKVPIIPSHVYSINDSLSAEQAAEEYGFVLRQLVKTRVVDVLESSDCPKFDLILLGMGPDGHVASLFPNHSAMNEKDEWVTFITDSPKPPPERITFTLPVINSAANVVVVVTGSSKAEAVRLAIDETPEQVVPARLVSPSDGKLVWFLDREAASAFIASYSVESS encoded by the exons atggatggtggtggtgagtcTGCGAAGAGGGGAGACTTGAGAATTCATGATAACTTGGATGACCTCGCCACAGACTTGGCCGATTTTGTGGCAGAATTGTCGGAGGTTGCTGTGAAAGAAAGAGGCTACTTCGCCGTTGCATTATCTGGTGGATCGTTGATTGGCTTAATGGG GAAACTTTGCGAGGCTCATTATCAGAGGACAGTAGATTGGGCAAAATGGCATATATTTTGGGTTGATGAGAGAGTAGTAGCCAAGAACCATCCTGACAGCAATTACAAATCGGCCAAGGACGGGTTGCTCTCAAAG GTTCCTATCATCCCAAGCCATGTCTACTCAATCAATGACTCACTGTCAGCAGAGCAGGCAGCAGAAGAATATGGATTTGTCCTCAGGCAGCTTGTGAAGACACGGGTAGTGGACGTGTTGGAGAGCAGCGACTGCCCGAAGTTTGACCTCATCCTCCTGGGCATGGGTCCAGATGGGCACGTAGCATCTCTCTTCCCAAACCACTCGGCCATGAATGAGAAAGATGAATGGGTGACCTTCATCACTGATTCTCCTAAGCCACCGCCCGAGAGGATAACATTTACTCTGCCAGTCATCAACTCTGCTGCCAATGTCGTTGTTGTCGTGACGGGCAGCAGCAAAGCCGAAGCGGTCCGCTTGGCCATTGATGAGACTCCTGAGCAGGTGGTGCCAGCACGTTTAGTCAGCCCAAGTGATGGAAAATTAGTCTGGTTTTTGGACAGGGAGGCTGCATCAGCGTTCATTGCCAGTTATTCGGTTGAAAGTTCTTGA
- the LOC116257059 gene encoding fructokinase-like 2, chloroplastic: MAVFCSPLARHSLVRWQLNFPVAFPPGHVRVNNLKLHKQWSGKLLCLSKNSEEPETDNVTKDEAINGKPSSKASERSPKRGRKKKSEDSGGITVSAVATNGELEENIAPVSKEKAGTVSRRARKKATVKLPVSDEEKDTKKASGRKRTKQTDVSKQDDSDTEEFENLEKLSLKSDKEEDPKLNLPEDEDISMTYGWPPLVCCFGAAQHAFLPSGRPANRLIDPDIHEARKDMLWAPERFVRAPGGSSSSVAVALASIGGRAAFMGKLGDDEYGQGMLYFLNVNGVQTRSVCMDGSKTTAMTYMKINKRGAKLNGTCVGPCAEDCLLSSEINIDVLKEAKMFYFNSSCLLDDSMRGTTMQAIKIAKKFGASIFFDLNLPLPLWESSSETKMFIDQAWKQANFIEVTKQEIEFLCEIKPSEKFDTNDNDKSKFVHHKPEMFSSLWHENLKVLFVTNGTSKIHYYTGTCNGSVLGMEDPPITPFTCDMSSAGDGIVAAIMKKFVVQPELSTDKGYLHHTLKYAINRGVTEQWIMARIRGFPSHEGTEGDFAFELNGRRSLSEKEFRTLEPQSP, encoded by the exons ATGGCAGTTTTTTGCTCACCCCTCGCTCGCCATTCTTTGGTCAG GTGGCAATTAAACTTTCCAGTAGCTTTTCCACCTGGTCATGTTCGGGTTAACAATTTAAAGTTACACAAACAATGGTCTGGTAAATTGCTCTGCTTAAGCAAGAACTCAGAAGAGCCTGAAACTGATAATGTGACAAAAGACGAGGCTATAAATGGCAAACCATCATCAAAAGCTTCTGAAAGATCACCAAAAAGAGGCAGGAAGAAGAAATCAGAGGATTCAGGGGGGATCACGGTTTCAGCAGTGGCTACTAATGGTGAACTGGAAGAGAACATTGCACCTGTGTCCAAGGAAAAGGCTGGCACTGTATCACGAAGAGCTCGAAAGAAAG CCACGGTGAAGTTACCTGTGTCCGACGAAGAAAAGGATACCAAGAAGGCTAGTGGAAGGAAGAGAACAAAGCAGACTGATGTTAGCAAGCAGGATGATAGTGACACTGAAGAGTTTGAGAACCTGGAGAAACTAAGCTTGAAAAGTGACAAAGAGGAAGACCCAAAATTAAACCTACCTGAGGATGAAGACATCAGTATGACATACGGTTGGCCACCTCTTGTTTGCTGCTTTGGAGCAGCTCAACATGCATTCTTACCCTCTGGAAGGCCTGCTAACAGGCTGATAGACCCTGATATTCATGAAGCCAGAAAAGATATGTTATGGGCTCCAGAACGGTTTGTGCGGGCTCCTGGAGGATCGTCATCCAGTGTTGCAGTTGCTCTTGCCAGTATTGGTGGGCGGGCTGCATTCATGGGTAAACTTGGAGACGATGAGTATGGTCAGGGTATGCTTTACTTTTTAAATGTAAATGGCGTCCAGACAAGATCAGTATGTATGGATGGTTCAAAAACGACAGCAATGACCTATATGAAGATCAATAAAAGGGGTGCTAAACTAAATGGTACTTGTGTCGGACCATGTGCAGAAGATTGTCTGCTGAGTTCCGAAATCAATATTGATGTTCTAAAGGAG GCAAAGATGTTTTACTTCAACTCGTCATGCCTGCTTGATGATAGCATGCGAGGTACAACCATGCAGGCGATCAagattgcaaaaaaatttgGTGCATCCATCTTTTTTGATTTGAATCTCCCATTGCCCCTGTGGGAGTCCAGTTCAGAAACGAAGATGTTCATTGACCAAGCATGGAAGCAGGCCAACTTCATTGAGGTGACCAAACAAGAAATAGAGTTTCTATGTGAAATCAAACCTTCTGAGAAGTTCGACACAAATGATAATGACAAGTCAAAGTTTGTACATCATAAGCCGGAAATGTTTTCTTCACTGTGGCATGAAAATCTGAAAGTTCTGTTTGTTACCAATGGGACATCAAAGATACACTATTACACTGGTACTTGCAACGGTTCAGTTCTTGGCATGGAGGATCCTCCAATCACTCCTTTTACATGCGACATGTCTTCTGCAGGAGATGGAATTGTTGCAG CCATCATGAAGAAATTTGTAGTGCAACCAGAGTTGTCTACTGATAAGGGATACCTGCACCATACGCTTAAGTATGCTATAAATCGTGGAGTTACAGAACAATGGATAATGGCTCGGATTAGAGGCTTTCCCTCTCATGAAGGAACTGAAGGAGACTTCGCTTTTGAACTGAATGGAAGAAGAAGCCTTTCGGAGAAGGAATTCAGAACCTTGGAACCTCAAAGCCCTTAA